The genomic window AATCAACTTGTTGAACGAGGACTCGACGGACTATTAGGTCCTTTACACGACAACGAACACGGAGGATGGTATCCACAAGTAAGTTGGAACAAAGAACCTGAAAAAGACAAAATTTGTTACACTCACGCATTCGTTATACTAGCCGCATCAAGCGCACTACTAGCAGGACATGAACGAGCAAAACAACTATTAGAAGATGCATTAAAAGTATTCGATAAGTACTTCTGGAATAATGAAATAGGTTTAACAGTAGACACATGGGATACAAGCTTCAATAAGCTTGATTCTTATCGCGGGCTTAATGCAAACATGCATACAACAGAAGCATTTCTTGCAGTAGCTGATAGCACAGGAGATGAAAAATATAGAGAACGCGCAAAGCGCATAATCAGCCACGTAATCAATTGGGCATCTAACAACAATTGGCGAATACCAGAACATTTCAACGATCAATGGCAAGCAGACTTAGAATATAATAAAGACAAAAAAGATGACCAATTTAAACCATACGGTGCAACACCAGGTCATGGAATCGAATGGTCAAGATTAATACTCCAATGGGCATACAGTTACTATAAGGAAGATTGCAAACAGCGAAGAGAAGCATTAAACGCTGCAGAAAATTTGTTTAACCAAGCATTAAAAGATGGATGGAATGCCGATGGGCAACCAGGTATCGTATACACAACAGATTGGAATGGAAAGCCTATAGTCCACGACCGTATGCATTGGACACTAGCAGAAGCAATTAATACATCATCAACTCTTTACAGAATCACTAAAAATAAGCAATATGCTACTTGGTATAAAGAATTCTGCAAATATCTAGACCACTCAGTCATTGATCATTCTAACGGTTCGTGGTTCCATCAACTCGATGATAAAAACAATGTTTTAAATACTGTATGGACAGGAAAATCAGACGCTTATCATGCTTTCCAATCCACTCTGATTCCATTTATAGATACGACGTGTTCTATAGCAAGTGCTATATACAGAGAGCAACTTGATTAATAATAAAATATTGTTAATTTATTAATTTAATAATCCACATTGCAATTAAATCTGCAGTGTGGATTATTTCATCACATACACTCCAAATATTTCACAAATACGTATAAAAATATAAAAATGAGAAACGTTAAAAAGTAAAGTAAACAGCATTAGGACGTAAATACAATATTGATACACATTATAGAATTTGCGACTGAAGGTCTTTTCGAGCGCTTTCCATTTTAGTGATTTGACCTAAAAGAGTAAGCTTTTCTTGACCATCAGGAAGCTTACTCATACGAACTTTAAAAGCTCCGATCTTTCGCATAAAACCAACGTCTAAAAGCTTAATAAGCAGCTCGTTTGCGTACTTTTGCTCTTCTTCACTAGGAACGCGCAAAAAATCAGATGGTCCGCCTTTAGCACTTTCGCCACTATAGTCGTAAGCAGCCGACGAGTTAAGCGAAGAAGCGCTACTTAAGCCCTTGCTTAAAGACAATGGAAGAGGCATTACAGAAAGCTCGTTAATAGCGCCTTCTAACATAGGGCCAGCAGCTTTAGTTATAATATGAAGCCATAATCCTTGACTTACATTTGAAGTAGGCAATCCCCCAGCTGCCACAAAAGCCTGAAAAAGCGTTCTAAAAACTGGCGTAATAAAATTATTCAAAGTAAGCTGAGCAAAAAGCTGACTGTTAAACGCTAAAGGAGATTGCATAAGAACAGCCATAAATTGCTGCTCACACATAAACACGGAATCGTCAACCTTATAGTAACTTTGATTTTTGTACGCGCTTCTAAGCATAGCTGTTTTTATAGCAGCTTCATTCATGCTTTGAGAACGCTGATCAAATACGCGAGAATCCGCGGAAACGATAGAAGAATAGCTTTTAGAATAAGCGTCATCGTCTATAACATGCAATCGCCTTCTATTAGACTCCACTTCCCTACGCATAACGTCTAAATCAACACCAATATTTCTAACAGCTTTCCTAGTGTACAAGTCCAACAAAGACCTATCTCGAATTTGCGCAACAAGAGGAGCAACCGCCTTAACAGCACCCATCTGCCCTGTTGCAAAAGACGTGTCAAACTTACGAATAACAGTGTCGATTACAAAATCGTAAAGAGGATTAGCGCGTGCA from Gardnerella vaginalis ATCC 14018 = JCM 11026 includes these protein-coding regions:
- a CDS encoding AGE family epimerase/isomerase, which encodes MQDFETTKYTFDTQANRIFMAEQTKQLLDFAKNFPTPIGGSGWLNTDGTLDKTRGVQTWITARMTHVYSIGEMLGYKEANQLVERGLDGLLGPLHDNEHGGWYPQVSWNKEPEKDKICYTHAFVILAASSALLAGHERAKQLLEDALKVFDKYFWNNEIGLTVDTWDTSFNKLDSYRGLNANMHTTEAFLAVADSTGDEKYRERAKRIISHVINWASNNNWRIPEHFNDQWQADLEYNKDKKDDQFKPYGATPGHGIEWSRLILQWAYSYYKEDCKQRREALNAAENLFNQALKDGWNADGQPGIVYTTDWNGKPIVHDRMHWTLAEAINTSSTLYRITKNKQYATWYKEFCKYLDHSVIDHSNGSWFHQLDDKNNVLNTVWTGKSDAYHAFQSTLIPFIDTTCSIASAIYREQLD